In the genome of Pigmentiphaga litoralis, one region contains:
- a CDS encoding DEAD/DEAH box helicase yields MSFESLGLAPALVSACAEAGFTEPTTVQAQAIPLALAGHDLMVSSQTGSGKTAAFMLPALHRQLAGSPLRAAGVRILVLTPTRELAQQVSDATRVFGKALGWLKTTTVVGGMPYGAQLKALSRRVDVLVATPGRLLDHVQSGRVNLAEVETLVLDEADRMLDMGFIDDIEAIVAKTPASRQTLLFSATLDGTIAKLASRMMRDPQRIEVAGQKEKHANITQTLLYADDMSHKTRLLDHLLRDTSLQQAIVFTSTKRAADDLANDLADQGFSAAALHGDMNQRQRTRTLGMMQRGQVQVLVATDVAARGIDVQGISHVINFDLPMQAEDYVHRIGRTGRAGRDGVAFTLATHAERHKVRTIERYTEQSVPVSTIAGLEPQRAPRPGSDRPSGPRRSGPGGKPGWKPGFSRDRGASAGAGFRNEPPRPQGERSFSADRPARTWADRPVTAGQTDRPRSPRPEGERREFRTDGAAAPRRFDSRRKAA; encoded by the coding sequence ATGTCTTTTGAATCATTGGGTTTGGCTCCTGCTCTGGTCAGCGCGTGCGCTGAGGCTGGTTTTACCGAACCCACGACCGTGCAGGCCCAGGCAATTCCCCTGGCCCTGGCAGGTCACGATCTCATGGTGTCGTCGCAAACGGGTAGCGGCAAGACCGCAGCCTTCATGCTGCCGGCCCTGCATCGCCAACTGGCTGGCTCGCCGCTGCGCGCCGCCGGTGTCCGTATTCTGGTGTTGACGCCTACCCGCGAACTGGCACAGCAAGTGTCGGACGCTACCCGTGTTTTCGGCAAGGCCCTGGGCTGGCTCAAGACGACGACCGTCGTCGGCGGCATGCCTTATGGCGCGCAATTGAAAGCCCTGTCGCGTCGTGTCGACGTGCTGGTGGCCACCCCCGGCCGTCTGCTCGACCACGTGCAATCGGGTCGTGTGAACCTGGCCGAAGTGGAAACGCTGGTGCTGGACGAAGCCGACCGCATGCTGGACATGGGCTTCATCGACGATATCGAAGCCATCGTGGCCAAGACCCCGGCTTCCCGCCAGACGCTGCTGTTCTCGGCAACGCTGGACGGCACGATCGCCAAGCTGGCCTCGCGCATGATGCGTGACCCGCAGCGTATCGAAGTCGCTGGCCAGAAGGAAAAGCACGCCAACATCACGCAAACGCTGCTGTATGCGGATGACATGAGCCACAAGACGCGTCTGCTGGACCACCTGCTGCGCGACACCAGCCTGCAACAGGCCATCGTGTTCACGTCGACCAAGCGTGCCGCCGATGATCTGGCCAATGACCTGGCCGACCAGGGTTTCTCGGCTGCCGCCCTTCATGGCGACATGAATCAGCGCCAGCGTACCCGTACGCTGGGCATGATGCAGCGCGGTCAGGTGCAAGTGCTGGTGGCGACCGACGTCGCTGCCCGCGGCATCGACGTGCAAGGCATCAGCCACGTAATCAACTTCGACCTGCCGATGCAGGCTGAAGACTACGTTCACCGCATCGGCCGTACCGGCCGTGCTGGCCGCGACGGTGTTGCCTTTACCCTGGCCACCCACGCCGAGCGTCACAAGGTCCGTACGATCGAACGCTACACCGAGCAATCGGTGCCAGTCAGCACGATCGCCGGCCTCGAGCCGCAACGCGCTCCGCGTCCAGGCAGCGACCGTCCTTCGGGCCCGCGTCGCAGCGGTCCTGGCGGCAAGCCGGGCTGGAAGCCAGGCTTCTCGCGTGACCGTGGTGCATCGGCTGGCGCCGGTTTCCGCAACGAGCCGCCCCGTCCGCAAGGCGAGCGTTCGTTCTCGGCAGACCGTCCTGCCCGCACCTGGGCCGACCGTCCAGTGACCGCTGGCCAGACCGACCGTCCGCGTTCGCCGCGTCCGGAAGGCGAACGCCGCGAGTTCCGTACGGACGGTGCTGCTGCACCCCGCCGTTTCGACTCGCGCCGCAAGGCTGCGTAA
- a CDS encoding response regulator transcription factor → MRCLVIEDEIDTSRYICNGLHESGHTAVACRDGADGLQKALHETWDVIVLDRMLPDDVDGLSILTTLRGIGNTTPVLILSALAGLDDRVRGLRGGCDDYLTKPFAFSELAARLEALYRRSRSRDDIRELKIADLKVDLTRRTVERDGKPIALQPREFRLLVYLLLNQGEVVTRTMLLEAVWDYRFDPQTNVIDVQISRLRNKIDNGFTTPLIHTVRGVGYTISADR, encoded by the coding sequence ATGCGTTGTCTGGTCATCGAAGACGAAATCGATACCTCGCGGTATATCTGCAACGGCCTGCACGAAAGCGGCCACACGGCGGTCGCGTGCCGGGATGGCGCCGACGGGCTGCAGAAGGCCCTGCACGAAACCTGGGACGTGATCGTCCTGGACCGGATGCTGCCCGACGACGTCGATGGCCTGTCGATCCTCACGACACTGCGCGGCATCGGCAACACCACGCCCGTGCTGATCCTGAGCGCACTGGCCGGCCTGGACGACCGGGTCCGCGGGCTGCGGGGCGGCTGCGACGACTACCTGACCAAGCCCTTTGCGTTCTCGGAACTGGCCGCGCGGCTGGAAGCGCTGTACCGCCGGTCGCGATCGCGCGACGACATTCGAGAACTGAAGATTGCCGACCTGAAGGTGGACCTGACCCGGCGTACGGTGGAACGCGACGGCAAACCGATTGCCTTGCAGCCGCGCGAATTCCGCTTGCTGGTCTATCTGCTGCTGAACCAGGGAGAGGTCGTCACGCGCACCATGCTGCTTGAAGCCGTGTGGGATTACCGTTTCGATCCGCAGACCAATGTGATCGACGTGCAGATCAGCCGGCTGCGCAACAAGATCGACAACGGCTTTACCACGCCGCTGATCCATACCGTGCGCGGCGTGGGCTACACGATTTCGGCCGACCGGTGA
- a CDS encoding sensor histidine kinase — protein sequence MNVTRSRSRAATPGPLTWLRQLWASVAFRLALGYGVSVMLFMLVILSVLYVQTIGVLQNRIDRQLRSTSTRLITHFEADGREKILAEIADALTDGQNTDTEAFLLTDARGRRIAGNIAASPDLLKPTSGVIDKVFVRDGRAAYGRVLSMPLPDGGRLVVGRDMQDQKDLEQLVGNALLGASLVAVLLAIVGAIVFRDQLESRVGAIRRTAAQIEAGDLTRRIPLSGKEDEFARLGNDINLMLDRIEILMEGVRHVSNTIAHNLRTPLSRIRSKLDVANRPGATVDQVQNAATFAIREIEELTVVFDKLLQIAEAESGARRQIFQPVSLSDIVADVVELYEPVAEEKDVRFSTELADSAVADGDRDLLASAIANLIDNAIKYAGSPAEVSVRTVQTSDSVCVVVQDNGPGIAAAERAKIGTRFFRLNAAVPGYGLGLASVMAIAHLHHATFKLDDAGPGLVATLTFKRDATT from the coding sequence GTGAACGTCACGCGTTCCAGATCGCGGGCCGCCACGCCCGGCCCCCTGACATGGCTGCGGCAGCTGTGGGCGTCGGTCGCCTTCCGCCTGGCGCTGGGCTACGGCGTGTCGGTGATGCTGTTCATGCTGGTGATCCTGTCGGTGCTGTATGTGCAGACGATCGGGGTGCTGCAGAACCGGATCGATCGCCAGCTGCGATCGACGTCGACCCGGCTGATCACGCATTTCGAGGCGGATGGCCGCGAGAAGATCCTGGCCGAGATTGCCGATGCGCTGACCGACGGACAGAACACCGACACCGAAGCCTTCCTGCTGACCGATGCGCGTGGCCGCCGGATCGCGGGCAACATCGCGGCGTCGCCAGACCTGCTCAAGCCGACCAGCGGCGTGATCGACAAGGTATTCGTGCGGGATGGGCGCGCGGCCTATGGGCGCGTGCTGTCCATGCCCCTGCCCGATGGCGGGCGGCTGGTGGTCGGGCGCGACATGCAGGATCAGAAGGACCTGGAACAACTGGTGGGCAACGCCTTGCTGGGCGCCAGCCTGGTCGCGGTGCTGCTGGCCATTGTGGGCGCCATCGTGTTTCGCGACCAGCTGGAGTCCCGGGTCGGCGCCATTCGGCGCACCGCGGCGCAGATCGAAGCCGGGGACCTGACGCGGCGCATTCCGCTGTCGGGCAAGGAAGATGAATTTGCGCGGCTGGGCAATGACATCAACCTGATGCTGGATCGGATCGAGATCCTGATGGAAGGGGTGCGGCATGTGTCCAATACCATCGCGCACAATCTGCGCACACCCTTGTCCCGCATCCGCTCCAAGCTGGATGTGGCGAACCGGCCTGGCGCAACCGTCGACCAGGTGCAGAACGCCGCCACGTTCGCGATCCGCGAGATCGAAGAACTGACGGTGGTCTTCGACAAGCTGCTGCAGATTGCCGAGGCCGAGTCCGGCGCGCGGCGGCAGATCTTCCAGCCGGTGTCACTGAGCGACATCGTGGCCGACGTGGTCGAACTGTACGAACCGGTTGCCGAAGAAAAGGACGTGCGCTTTTCGACCGAGCTTGCCGACAGCGCCGTGGCCGATGGCGATCGCGATCTGCTGGCCAGCGCCATTGCCAATCTGATCGACAACGCGATCAAGTACGCCGGCAGCCCGGCCGAGGTGTCGGTGCGGACGGTGCAGACGTCCGATTCGGTCTGCGTGGTGGTGCAGGACAACGGGCCCGGCATTGCCGCGGCCGAACGCGCCAAGATCGGCACCCGCTTCTTTCGGCTTAATGCTGCAGTGCCCGGTTATGGCCTTGGATTGGCCAGTGTGATGGCGATTGCCCACCTGCATCACGCTACATTCAAGCTGGACGATGCAGGCCCGGGATTGGTAGCTACCCTGACCTTCAAGCGCGACGCAACAACATGA
- a CDS encoding efflux RND transporter periplasmic adaptor subunit: MSAPFFVPTIVLAAALSGLMAGCSEKPAPPPAVQAEPAQPPLKPGQVRVKAASLKYMDIQDLSQAGAGRVVYAPARMVFRDEMVSEVASPVAGRLVDVSAKVGDTVKVGTPLASISSPEASRIRGDYQTAVVELRVAEAEARRQQMMTDKGIGIASELFVAQAKLQEARHAVDTASRASAYLGNGGSDVIQLRSPRAGVVINRTAVPGSSVTSDTGSLFTVGDPTALWITADVFENDLRGVREGAPVRIEMPSLDQPVTGKVQRVGSALNAQTRRATVFVSLDQPNPNLRAGMLARVGITTTAPAGMSVPINAVLIKDGQRSIVFVQVAETTFEARTVMLGQPSNGFIPVLGGLNPGEKVVVKGGLLLDGSANQLL, from the coding sequence ATGTCGGCGCCATTTTTCGTTCCAACGATCGTTCTTGCGGCAGCCTTGTCCGGGTTGATGGCGGGCTGTTCCGAGAAGCCGGCGCCCCCGCCGGCGGTCCAGGCCGAGCCCGCGCAACCCCCTCTGAAACCGGGTCAGGTTCGGGTCAAGGCCGCGTCGCTCAAGTACATGGATATCCAGGATCTGTCGCAGGCCGGTGCGGGCCGGGTGGTGTATGCCCCCGCGCGCATGGTATTCCGCGACGAGATGGTCTCCGAAGTCGCTTCGCCTGTCGCAGGCCGCCTGGTGGACGTGTCGGCCAAGGTGGGCGACACCGTCAAGGTCGGCACGCCGCTCGCCTCCATTTCCAGCCCTGAAGCGTCACGCATCCGCGGCGACTACCAGACCGCGGTCGTTGAACTGCGCGTGGCCGAGGCCGAGGCGCGCCGCCAGCAGATGATGACGGACAAGGGCATCGGCATTGCCTCCGAATTGTTCGTGGCCCAGGCCAAGCTGCAGGAAGCGCGCCATGCGGTGGATACCGCGTCGCGTGCGTCGGCCTATCTGGGCAACGGCGGCAGCGACGTCATCCAGCTGCGTTCGCCGCGCGCGGGTGTCGTCATCAACCGGACCGCGGTGCCGGGTTCGTCGGTCACGTCCGACACCGGCTCGTTGTTCACGGTGGGCGATCCGACCGCGCTGTGGATCACGGCCGACGTGTTTGAAAACGATCTGCGCGGCGTGCGCGAAGGCGCCCCGGTTCGCATCGAAATGCCGTCGCTGGACCAGCCCGTGACGGGCAAGGTGCAGCGCGTCGGTTCCGCGCTCAATGCGCAGACGCGCCGCGCCACGGTGTTCGTGTCGCTCGATCAGCCCAATCCCAATCTGCGCGCGGGCATGCTCGCCCGCGTCGGCATCACCACGACGGCGCCCGCCGGCATGTCGGTGCCGATCAATGCGGTGCTGATCAAGGACGGCCAGCGGTCGATCGTGTTCGTGCAAGTGGCCGAGACCACGTTCGAGGCACGCACGGTCATGCTGGGCCAGCCTTCCAATGGCTTCATCCCGGTCCTGGGTGGACTCAATCCCGGTGAAAAAGTGGTCGTGAAGGGCGGTCTGCTGCTCGACGGCTCGGCCAATCAACTGCTGTAA
- a CDS encoding efflux RND transporter permease subunit yields MRSLIALVVHRRLAAVAATLVLAAYGVFAYLNTAIEAYPDVTNVQVGIISLAPGLAPEEVERQVTFPLERELNGTPGLISLRSESYFGLSMITMVFNDTTRSFDARVQVTQRLPSANLPDGVTPEMSPDNTPLGKIYYYRLYSDRHTLAQLRSEQEWTVARVLKQIQGVADVVSVGGFVKEFHVEVDPAKLIAHGLTLDEVVDAIGKSNQNVGGGLLRRGEQSLIIRGIGLLKTPRDIETVVLSTHNNTPVRVADVAQVVQSYTPRQGSVGMDEEDDIVQGIVLLKRDENPTKVLDQVHLKVEQINKSMLPAGMVIQPSYDRSNLVGHTLNTVYHNLFFGATLIIGVLWLFLRSLRGSLIVAIVIPLSLLVAFIGLYLMKLPANLISMGAIDFGIIVDGAVVLTEAIIHKARLRKPTTQRDMYALIIDAAVSVARPTLFAMAIVIAALIPVFSLESIEGRIFRPLALTYTFALIGALIFALTLVPALCAIFLRPKDVAAPEPKVFLRMHHGFSGWMSRILGSRGAKQKVMGIAVIMLVVAGYSAIHLGTEFLPELDEGDAYVLVQMPPSISLQKGQELLRTIRMRLKAPPEVIAVTSEQGRPEDGTDNETINVAKVLVRLKPRDQWRKGLDKETLVGEMRESLSDLPGVQFNFAQPIRDSVEESTSGARGQVVLKLFGQDIDTMRGILQQTKASVAKIPGVVDLDLYRDAPAPQLHIEFNREALARYGIAMTVADTAVETALAGKVVTAVWEGERSVPVRVRLPFPNRMDEARIREIQVATPDGNYVPLGAIATVGFKVGNASIFREGNSRYMALKFNVEGRDIGSVVKDTFEAFDRDIKLPEGYIAQWGGQWENQQRAAARLKVVIPLSLLVVFVLLFSALGSARSAVLILLTAPFAMVGGVIALHLTGIDLSISAAIGFIALLGQVALAGLLVLSAVEDLRRDGVAMIPALIEGTAERMRSILMVTCLGLLGLLPMALSTGVGSETQRPFASVVVGGMAVLPLISLFVLPVLYAWFGPKRMLTAEQQDELDENEEARHA; encoded by the coding sequence ATGCGTTCTCTCATTGCGCTGGTCGTCCACCGCCGTCTTGCCGCGGTGGCCGCCACTCTGGTGCTGGCCGCCTATGGCGTCTTTGCCTACCTGAACACTGCCATCGAAGCCTACCCGGACGTGACCAACGTCCAGGTCGGCATCATCTCGCTCGCGCCCGGTCTGGCGCCGGAAGAAGTCGAGCGCCAGGTCACCTTTCCGCTCGAACGTGAACTGAACGGCACACCGGGCCTGATCTCGCTGCGGTCCGAAAGTTACTTCGGCCTGTCGATGATCACCATGGTGTTCAACGACACCACGCGCAGCTTCGATGCCCGCGTGCAGGTCACGCAGCGGCTGCCATCGGCCAATCTGCCCGATGGCGTCACGCCGGAAATGTCGCCCGACAACACGCCGCTGGGCAAGATCTACTACTACCGCCTGTACAGCGATCGGCACACGCTGGCGCAGCTGCGTTCCGAACAGGAATGGACGGTGGCGCGCGTGCTCAAGCAGATCCAGGGCGTGGCCGACGTCGTCAGCGTGGGCGGCTTCGTCAAGGAATTCCACGTGGAAGTGGATCCGGCCAAGCTGATCGCGCATGGCCTGACGCTGGATGAAGTCGTCGACGCCATCGGCAAGTCCAACCAGAACGTGGGCGGCGGCTTGCTGCGCCGGGGCGAACAATCGCTGATCATTCGCGGGATCGGTCTGCTCAAGACGCCGCGCGATATCGAAACCGTCGTGCTTTCCACCCACAACAACACGCCGGTGCGCGTGGCCGATGTGGCGCAGGTGGTGCAGTCCTATACGCCGCGCCAGGGCTCGGTCGGCATGGATGAGGAAGACGACATCGTCCAGGGCATCGTGCTGCTCAAGCGCGATGAAAACCCGACCAAGGTGCTGGACCAGGTCCACCTGAAAGTCGAGCAGATCAACAAGTCCATGCTGCCCGCCGGCATGGTGATCCAGCCGAGCTATGACCGGTCCAACCTGGTGGGTCACACGCTCAACACCGTCTATCACAACCTGTTCTTTGGCGCGACGCTGATCATCGGCGTGCTGTGGCTGTTCCTGCGCAGCCTGCGCGGATCGCTGATCGTCGCCATCGTGATTCCGCTGTCGCTGCTGGTTGCCTTTATCGGCCTGTACCTGATGAAGCTGCCCGCCAACCTGATCTCGATGGGGGCGATCGACTTCGGGATCATCGTGGACGGCGCGGTGGTGCTGACCGAAGCCATCATCCACAAGGCGCGATTACGCAAACCGACCACCCAGCGCGACATGTATGCGCTGATCATCGACGCCGCGGTGTCGGTGGCGCGGCCCACGCTGTTCGCCATGGCCATCGTGATCGCGGCGCTGATTCCGGTGTTCTCGCTGGAAAGCATCGAAGGCCGGATCTTCCGTCCCTTGGCGCTGACCTATACCTTTGCGCTGATCGGCGCGCTGATCTTTGCGCTGACCCTGGTGCCGGCCCTGTGCGCGATTTTCCTGCGTCCCAAGGATGTGGCGGCGCCCGAGCCCAAGGTGTTCCTGCGCATGCATCACGGTTTTTCCGGATGGATGTCGCGCATCCTGGGCAGCCGCGGCGCCAAACAGAAGGTCATGGGTATCGCCGTGATCATGCTGGTGGTCGCAGGCTATTCGGCGATCCACCTGGGCACCGAATTCCTGCCTGAGCTGGATGAAGGCGACGCCTACGTGCTGGTGCAGATGCCGCCGTCGATTTCCCTGCAGAAGGGCCAGGAACTGCTGCGCACGATCCGCATGCGCCTCAAGGCGCCGCCGGAAGTGATCGCGGTGACAAGCGAGCAGGGCCGTCCGGAAGACGGCACCGACAACGAAACCATCAACGTCGCCAAGGTGCTGGTTCGCCTGAAGCCGCGCGATCAATGGCGCAAGGGGCTGGACAAGGAAACGCTGGTGGGCGAGATGCGTGAATCACTGTCCGACCTGCCGGGCGTGCAGTTCAACTTTGCGCAGCCGATCCGCGACAGCGTCGAAGAGTCGACATCGGGCGCGCGTGGCCAGGTGGTGCTCAAGCTGTTCGGCCAGGACATCGACACCATGCGCGGGATCCTGCAGCAGACCAAGGCCTCGGTTGCCAAGATCCCGGGCGTTGTCGACCTCGACCTGTATCGCGATGCCCCGGCGCCGCAGCTGCATATCGAGTTCAACCGCGAAGCCCTGGCCCGCTATGGCATTGCCATGACGGTGGCCGACACGGCAGTCGAAACCGCGCTGGCCGGCAAGGTCGTGACGGCGGTGTGGGAAGGCGAACGCAGCGTGCCGGTGCGCGTGCGCCTGCCCTTCCCGAACCGCATGGACGAGGCGCGGATCCGTGAAATCCAGGTGGCCACACCTGACGGCAACTACGTGCCCCTGGGCGCCATTGCCACGGTCGGCTTCAAGGTGGGCAACGCGTCCATCTTCCGCGAAGGCAATTCGCGCTACATGGCGCTGAAGTTCAACGTGGAAGGCCGCGACATCGGGTCGGTCGTGAAAGACACCTTTGAAGCATTCGATCGCGACATCAAGCTGCCCGAAGGCTATATCGCGCAGTGGGGCGGCCAGTGGGAAAACCAGCAGCGCGCCGCGGCGCGTCTCAAGGTGGTGATCCCGCTGTCGTTGCTGGTGGTGTTCGTGCTGCTGTTCAGCGCGCTGGGCAGCGCCCGCAGTGCGGTGCTGATCCTGTTGACCGCGCCGTTTGCGATGGTCGGGGGCGTGATCGCCTTGCACCTGACCGGCATCGACCTGTCGATCAGCGCGGCGATCGGCTTCATTGCGCTGCTGGGGCAGGTGGCGCTGGCCGGCCTGCTGGTGCTGAGCGCGGTCGAAGACTTGCGGCGTGACGGCGTAGCGATGATCCCGGCGTTGATCGAAGGCACGGCGGAACGCATGCGGTCGATCCTGATGGTGACCTGCCTGGGTCTGCTGGGTCTGCTGCCGATGGCGCTGTCCACCGGCGTGGGCAGCGAAACCCAGCGCCCGTTCGCGTCGGTGGTGGTCGGCGGCATGGCCGTGCTGCCGCTGATCTCGCTGTTCGTCCTGCCGGTGCTGTATGCCTGGTTCGGACCCAAACGTATGTTGACCGCCGAGCAGCAGGATGAGCTCGACGAGAATGAGGAAGCCCGCCATGCATAA
- a CDS encoding TolC family protein: MHKSLPTLMMALALPLSLPAAIAQTLSTPRAATSPSMPSSSMPSSSVPSSSNSASPAAPTMSPGLPGSAGPVVPGAVSPGAPGSMPSAMPPAMPGAMSPGVTGSPSPAMPNVPAPQYAPPPTMSQSSYGTTSLGYVGPSARSAPLTADVTLQQLLDLVKTFSPSLAAERSTVAMAEADLMAAQTYTNPGVSFTTKRGEQETTLFQDVPIFGQRGKRIEAAQSGIEAARANLRLVYANALQDAARDFMSLLVAQEREKRWVDARQDLESAARIVSGQVEAGSRSQYDLTRLDIERAQLDAQLAQAQGQTYEASARVAADVGEPAWRPRAAGAIVPRWASMNFDAMWPQAQTRLPSVRAALAQQTFAEKILESERREAYPVPTLSVGRVNNRQEGNSNTFGISMGIPLFDRNQGPIARAVAEAQGQQLRARAVILAAEGELRRATDQLNRRQQLTERFEKEGLAMTPRLRQMAQDSYTLGRGGILELVDAIQAIAEKKNTYLDLIEAALQAEVDVRVASGELGADLE; this comes from the coding sequence ATGCATAAGTCCCTGCCCACGCTGATGATGGCGTTGGCACTGCCGCTGTCGCTGCCCGCAGCGATCGCCCAGACCCTGTCCACGCCTCGCGCGGCCACGTCGCCTTCGATGCCATCGTCCTCCATGCCGTCGTCATCGGTGCCATCGTCGTCGAACTCGGCCTCGCCGGCTGCGCCGACGATGTCGCCCGGCCTGCCGGGTTCGGCGGGTCCGGTTGTGCCGGGTGCGGTCTCGCCCGGTGCGCCGGGGTCGATGCCGTCGGCCATGCCGCCTGCGATGCCTGGCGCGATGTCGCCCGGCGTGACCGGATCGCCGTCGCCCGCCATGCCGAATGTGCCGGCGCCGCAATACGCGCCGCCGCCCACCATGTCGCAGTCGTCCTATGGCACCACGTCGCTGGGCTATGTCGGCCCGTCAGCCCGGTCGGCCCCGTTGACGGCGGACGTCACGCTGCAGCAGCTGCTGGACCTGGTCAAGACCTTCAGCCCATCGCTGGCAGCCGAGCGCAGCACGGTCGCCATGGCCGAAGCCGACCTGATGGCGGCGCAGACGTATACCAATCCCGGCGTCAGCTTCACGACCAAACGGGGCGAGCAGGAAACCACGCTGTTCCAGGACGTGCCGATCTTTGGCCAGCGCGGCAAGCGGATCGAAGCGGCGCAGAGCGGCATCGAAGCTGCCCGCGCCAATCTGCGGCTGGTGTACGCCAACGCCTTGCAGGACGCGGCGCGCGATTTCATGTCGCTGCTGGTGGCGCAAGAACGTGAAAAGCGCTGGGTCGATGCGCGGCAGGATCTGGAATCGGCGGCGCGTATCGTGTCGGGCCAGGTTGAAGCCGGATCCCGCAGCCAGTACGACCTGACGCGCCTGGACATCGAACGCGCCCAGCTCGACGCCCAGCTGGCGCAGGCGCAGGGGCAGACCTATGAAGCCTCGGCCCGGGTCGCGGCCGATGTGGGCGAGCCTGCCTGGCGTCCGCGTGCCGCCGGCGCCATCGTGCCGCGTTGGGCCTCCATGAATTTCGACGCGATGTGGCCGCAGGCCCAGACCCGCCTGCCGTCCGTGCGCGCGGCCCTGGCGCAGCAGACCTTTGCCGAAAAGATCCTGGAATCGGAACGCCGTGAAGCGTATCCGGTGCCGACCTTGTCGGTAGGCCGGGTCAACAACCGGCAGGAAGGCAACAGCAACACCTTCGGCATTTCGATGGGCATCCCGCTGTTCGACCGCAACCAGGGTCCCATCGCGCGTGCCGTGGCCGAAGCGCAGGGCCAGCAGCTGCGCGCCCGTGCCGTCATCCTGGCGGCCGAAGGCGAACTGCGCCGCGCCACCGACCAGCTCAATCGCCGCCAGCAACTGACGGAACGGTTCGAAAAGGAAGGCCTGGCCATGACCCCGCGGCTGCGTCAGATGGCGCAGGATTCGTACACCCTGGGCCGGGGCGGCATCCTGGAACTGGTGGATGCAATCCAGGCGATTGCGGAAAAGAAGAACACCTACCTGGATCTGATCGAAGCCGCCTTGCAGGCGGAAGTGGACGTGCGGGTCGCGTCGGGCGAGCTGGGCGCCGATCTGGAGTAG
- a CDS encoding aldehyde dehydrogenase (NADP(+)), whose product MTTITGDMLIGRTTVRGSTATLRAIQAATGEEIDPPFGGGGETEVQQACDLAAQAFDTYRETTPEARAAFLEAIATEIEAIGDTLIERAALESGLPTARLQGERGRTTGQLRLFAKLVRDGRWVNATLDTALPDRAPPRPDMRMRKIAVGPVAVFGASNFPLAFSVAGGDTASALAAGCPVVAKAHPGHLGTSELVGRAIQKAAIACDMPEGVFSLVVGAGIEIGQALVNHPAIKAVGFTGSRAGGLALCRTAAARPEPIPVYAEMSSINPMFLMPAALTARGGDIARGFIDSLTMGVGQFCTNPGLVIAVDSPALAQFKTAVTEAVTAKAAGTMLTPGIHQAYRHGVNELAAASGVSQIGMGVAANGPHDAQAAVFETTAATFLKSPQLQEEVFGPASLLVVCADDAEMRAVAEHVSGQLTATLQIDPADYAAAGALLRVLERKAGRVLVNGFPTGVEVSYAMVHGGPFPATSDSRTTSVGASAIERYLRPVCYQNLPQELLDASLKDGNPLGLWRLVDGELGRA is encoded by the coding sequence ATGACCACCATTACCGGCGACATGCTCATCGGCCGCACTACCGTTCGCGGATCGACCGCCACCCTGCGCGCCATCCAGGCCGCGACGGGCGAAGAGATCGATCCTCCGTTCGGCGGGGGCGGCGAAACCGAAGTCCAGCAGGCCTGCGACCTGGCTGCCCAGGCCTTCGACACCTATCGCGAAACCACGCCGGAAGCGCGTGCCGCTTTCCTTGAAGCCATCGCAACCGAAATCGAGGCGATTGGCGACACCCTGATTGAACGCGCGGCGCTCGAGTCGGGCCTGCCCACCGCCCGCCTGCAAGGCGAGCGCGGCCGCACGACCGGTCAACTCCGCCTGTTCGCAAAGCTGGTGCGCGACGGCCGCTGGGTCAACGCGACCCTGGACACCGCCCTGCCCGACCGCGCGCCCCCACGGCCCGACATGCGCATGCGCAAGATCGCGGTCGGCCCAGTCGCCGTGTTCGGCGCCAGCAACTTCCCGCTGGCCTTCTCGGTCGCCGGTGGCGACACGGCGTCGGCCCTGGCGGCCGGCTGCCCGGTCGTGGCCAAGGCCCACCCGGGCCACCTCGGTACGTCCGAACTGGTAGGCCGCGCCATCCAGAAAGCCGCCATTGCGTGCGACATGCCCGAAGGCGTGTTCTCGCTGGTGGTCGGCGCGGGCATCGAGATCGGCCAGGCACTGGTCAATCACCCTGCCATCAAGGCCGTGGGCTTTACCGGCTCGCGAGCCGGTGGGCTGGCCCTGTGCCGCACCGCGGCGGCCCGTCCGGAACCGATTCCGGTGTATGCCGAAATGAGCAGCATCAACCCGATGTTCCTGATGCCTGCCGCGCTGACGGCACGCGGCGGCGACATCGCCCGCGGCTTCATTGATTCGCTGACGATGGGCGTGGGCCAGTTCTGCACCAACCCCGGCCTGGTCATTGCCGTCGACAGCCCGGCGCTGGCCCAGTTCAAGACGGCCGTGACCGAAGCCGTGACGGCCAAGGCCGCCGGCACGATGCTGACCCCCGGCATCCACCAGGCCTACCGCCACGGCGTGAACGAACTGGCCGCGGCCAGTGGCGTCTCGCAGATCGGCATGGGCGTTGCCGCCAACGGCCCGCATGATGCGCAGGCTGCCGTGTTTGAAACCACCGCCGCCACGTTCCTGAAAAGCCCCCAGCTGCAGGAAGAAGTGTTCGGTCCGGCCTCGTTGCTGGTGGTCTGCGCCGACGACGCCGAAATGCGCGCCGTGGCCGAACACGTGTCGGGTCAGCTGACCGCCACCCTGCAGATCGACCCGGCCGATTACGCCGCGGCCGGCGCCCTGCTCCGCGTGCTGGAACGCAAGGCCGGCCGCGTGCTGGTCAACGGTTTCCCGACCGGGGTCGAAGTGTCGTATGCCATGGTGCACGGCGGCCCCTTCCCGGCCACGTCCGACAGCCGGACAACGTCGGTGGGCGCCTCCGCCATCGAACGTTACCTGCGTCCGGTGTGCTACCAGAACCTGCCGCAGGAACTGCTGGATGCGTCGTTGAAAGACGGCAATCCGCTGGGCCTCTGGCGCCTGGTGGATGGCGAGCTGGGCCGCGCGTAA